The following proteins are encoded in a genomic region of Triticum dicoccoides isolate Atlit2015 ecotype Zavitan chromosome 1B, WEW_v2.0, whole genome shotgun sequence:
- the LOC119315820 gene encoding ras-related protein RABA2a-like: protein MAGGGGRSGRGGEEEYDYLFKVVLIGDSGVGKSNLLSRFTRNEFCLDSKSTIGVEFATRTLHVEGKIIKAQIWDTAGQERYRAITSAYYRGALGAVLVYDVTKPTTFENIARWLKELRDHADANIRIMLVGNKTDLKDLRAVATDDAAGYAEAEGLSYIETSALEAMNVEEAFQLILGDIYRTVSKKAVASEEDRAGAAGVKEGKTINVAAAAADNGGEKKQCCSA, encoded by the exons ATGGCGGGCGGCGGGGGGCGCAGCGGTCGCGGCGGGGAGGAGGAGTACGACTACCTGTTCAAGGTGGTGCTGATCGGGGACTCCGGCGTGGGGAAGTCCAACCTGCTCTCCCGCTTCACCCGCAACGAGTTCTGCCTCGACTCCAAGTCCACCATCGGCGTCGAGTTCGCCACCCGCACCCTCCAC GTGGAGGGCAAGATAATCAAGGCGCAGATCTGGGACACGGCGGGGCAGGAGCGGTACCGGGCCATCACGAGCGCCTACTACCGGGGCGCGCTCGGGGCGGTGCTCGTCTACGACGTCACCAAGCCCACCACCTTCGAGAACATCGCCCGGTGGCTCAAGGAGCTGCGCGACCACGCCGACGCAAACATCCGCATCATGCTCGTCGGCAACAAGACCGACCTCAAGGACCTCCGGGCCGTCGCCACCGACGACGCGGCGGGGTACGCCGAGGCCGAGGGGCTGTCCTACATCGAGACGTCCGCGCTCGAGGCCATGAACGTCGAGGAGGCCTTCCAGCTCATCCTCGGCGACATCTACCGCACCGTCAGCAAGAAGGCCGTGGCCTCCGAGGAGGACAGGGCAGGGGCCGCTGGGGTCAAGGAAGGTAAGACCATcaatgtcgccgccgccgccgccgacaatgGCGGCGAAAAGAAGCAATGCTGctcagcttag